A DNA window from Parabacteroides johnsonii DSM 18315 contains the following coding sequences:
- a CDS encoding polysaccharide biosynthesis protein, whose translation MSVFKDKVLLITGGTGSFGNAVLRRFLDSDIKEIRIFSRDEKKQDDMRHLLQNPKVKFYIGNVRNKTSVDVAMRGVNYVFSAAALKQVPSCEFFPMEATRTNVLGTENVLLSAIEHGVKNVVVLSTDKAAYPINAMGISKALMEKVAIAKGRELGENAQTTICCTRYGNVMASRGSVIPLWVEQMMDGKPITITDPNMTRFMMTLDDAVDLVVYAFTHGHNGDLFVQKAPAATLATLATALKEIYAQINPKYGETEVKVIGTRHGEKLYETLVTREEMAKAIDMGDYYRIPCDNRDLNYDKFFIEGDEKVSQIEDYHSHNTTQLDVEGMKKQLMRLRFIQEDLGLIERANAKEIRSE comes from the coding sequence ATGTCAGTTTTCAAAGATAAAGTTTTGCTGATAACCGGTGGTACCGGTTCTTTCGGCAACGCAGTGCTACGCCGTTTTCTAGATAGCGACATTAAGGAAATACGCATCTTTAGCCGTGACGAGAAAAAACAGGATGACATGCGTCATCTGTTGCAAAATCCCAAAGTGAAATTCTATATTGGAAATGTACGTAATAAGACATCAGTAGATGTGGCGATGCGTGGAGTGAACTACGTGTTTAGTGCTGCTGCTTTGAAGCAAGTACCCAGCTGCGAGTTTTTCCCAATGGAAGCTACTCGTACCAATGTATTAGGTACGGAAAATGTACTTCTCTCTGCCATAGAACACGGAGTGAAGAACGTCGTGGTGCTCAGCACGGACAAGGCGGCTTACCCCATCAACGCCATGGGCATCAGCAAGGCACTGATGGAGAAAGTGGCCATTGCCAAGGGACGTGAATTGGGCGAGAACGCACAGACGACTATCTGCTGCACACGCTATGGTAACGTGATGGCCAGTCGTGGTTCTGTGATTCCCTTGTGGGTGGAACAGATGATGGACGGCAAACCCATTACCATCACAGATCCGAACATGACCCGCTTTATGATGACGCTTGATGATGCGGTAGACTTGGTAGTCTATGCTTTCACACACGGGCATAACGGAGACCTCTTCGTGCAGAAAGCTCCTGCCGCTACTTTGGCCACCTTGGCTACAGCCTTGAAGGAGATTTACGCACAAATCAATCCCAAGTATGGAGAAACCGAAGTCAAGGTCATCGGTACTCGCCATGGAGAAAAGCTTTACGAAACGCTGGTGACCCGTGAGGAGATGGCCAAAGCCATAGACATGGGCGATTATTACAGAATTCCTTGTGACAACCGCGACTTGAACTATGACAAATTTTTCATTGAAGGAGACGAAAAGGTGTCCCAAATAGAGGATTATCATAGCCACAACACGACTCAGCTGGAT